One genomic segment of Helianthus annuus cultivar XRQ/B chromosome 14, HanXRQr2.0-SUNRISE, whole genome shotgun sequence includes these proteins:
- the LOC110904255 gene encoding histone acetyltransferase HAC1 isoform X3 produces the protein MVYELGHVSDRFKNNNNNIGVGDPCKEGGFVGNLHTKRRRCGGNNVSEFIGNIAKSYMETTEGENWASNLTSHLNSRFPTSIDTPKNFIQQDVHDANLHQIISAHSSLSDLLVSNSFFPPQNDKNLGYNCYSPASLNIYNPILCGGSAYDEYIQDVSYGGVNLISPLSVKQSDLDIITSPEQVSSITACSYSDMISDTEAFDSITAKSSFQQQPFYNNNSQYRSFAGNNMSAYNMDHSLLSMDDVQSPFPNSCNVQQSFQNLPEASDSLQNKSNNQDSSDAYDLKVLNAYVMYKKMPANLRKEVSFQNYMHVAECKENLCKCHLHLELSSHFDNCDHLNCGICGPERALCGSIGSFQMESRKRKLDQSVVTDDMGPTGTGTLLDALRTKYPKLESSLVGEDATNNDQRSKVNGSHDQQETTVVKQSDGIANNETMKRPKLDSSTVEEDACDQQETTVVNQSDNIANDEIMKYTKLESSTVGEDAMDDDQKAVVGAHDQHELTVVNQSDDVSSVGEDARDDEQRGVVNDACGQQELTVVNQNDSNANNEMMKYPTLERSTVGEDAMDNDQRGVVSGEHDQPESTVVNQSDNILNAEMTKSPQVCSDNLSSKEMTTDEKEKSGQAITEASNDLSSGADVADLHSNKSMTPNMSMVDCDSALGPDHTEIKIASLTDNEMTKPPQLCSDHLSSEEMSVGEKEKSGQAIIEASKDLSSGADVADLNSNKSITPNVSTVDCDSVLEQDNTSIKIASLTDNDSSLEPEKIKIQSVSLADFFTAEQIKEHLLSFTSQKALTQVVSENRAPSIGSNTCQLCSMDKLVCAPAPIYCSSCDTRIKRNVGYYRSTNVVGTRHSFCMSCYRGSHGNSIVLRGYGHSMPKSTLQKARNDEEKEDSWVLCDKCQCWQHRICGLYNDEKDVEGKAEYICPKCYLEELESGTRVPLPQTTASGAKDLPRTNLSDHIEQRLFKRLDQERQEMAKVSGIEPNEVPGPEGLVVRVVVSVEKQLEVRQKFINILHGEDYPSGFTYRSKLIFLFQKIEGVDVCLFGMCVQEFGSECGGPNQRCVYISYLDSVKYFRPERKCVTGESLRTFVYHEILTGYLEYCKKRGFATCYIWACPLIKGEDYIFYCHPETQRTPKQDKLRQWYKSMLKKATEDNIVVDHTNLYNQFFVPNGEGNMKITAARLPYFDGDYWSGAAENIVRKLEVEESTGGLQSKLPNKRILKAMGQDKNDIAVKDVLVMQKLGQTILPVKENFMIVHLQYICTHCREVILSGSRWFCSHCKKFQLCSRCFNADKKISESKLHACHSSEKKQLSEVVVNDVTLDTKDTDDVFVNSFFETRDAFLNKCQKSHFQFDTLSRAKYSSMMILYHLIYKPVIKPTCTACHSDVMVEQCWHCDTCTKYYICESCYKMRHGAYHPHSLNPPSMDFEYASKSQLLQMQKDWPIRWVLDTLMHASGCDRIPCAYKECNTMRRLFYHAARCNVKVRGGCKYCQRVWTILKKHSQICTDSDCKIPRCMDIKKHKEMLAARSADQQVTMNDQQQEVVPVG, from the exons ATGGTTTACGAATTAGGTCATGTAAGCGACCGATTCAAGAACAATAATAACAACATTGGTGTCGGTGATCCTTGTAAAGAAGGAGGCTTTGTGGGTAATTTGCACACGAAACGACGACGTTGTGGTGGTAATAATGTTAGTGAGTTTATCGGCAACAT TGCCAAGAGTTATATGGAGACAACTGAGGGTGAGAATTGGGCATCCAACCTTACCAGTCATCTGAATAGCCGTTTTCCGACTTCTATCGATACTCCCAAG AACTTTATTCAGCAAGACGTACATGATGCTAATCTTCATCAGATAATATCCGCACATTCATCTTTGTCAGACTTGTTGGTTTCAAATTCATTTTTCCCGCCTCAAAATGACAAGAATTTGGGATACAATTGTTATAGTCCCGCTTCTTTGAACATCTATAATCCTATTTTGTGTGGAG GATCAGCGTATGACGAGTATATCCAAGATGTTTCTTATGGTGGTGTGAACTTAATTTCTCCGTTGAGCGTAAAACAGAGTGATCTAGACATAATTACTTCACCTGAACAGGTGTCATCCATCACTGCGTGTTCTTACAGTGATATGATATCCGATACTGAAGCTTTTGATAGCATAACAGCAAAAAGTTCCTTCCAACAACAACCTTTTTATAACAATAACA GTCAATACAGAAGCTTTGCTGGGAATAATATGAGTGCATACAACATGGACCATTCGTTATTATCGATGGATGACGTGCAATCTCCATTTCCAAATTCGTGTAATGTCCAACAGAGTTTCCAGAACCTTCCGGAAGCTAGTGATAGTTTACAGAACAAAAGTAACAACCAGGATTCAAGTGATGCATATGATCTTAAAGTTCTTAATGCATATGTTATGTACAAGAAGATGCCAGCAAACTTGAGAAAAGAAGTTTCTTTTCAGAATTATATGCATGTAGCCGAATGCAAGGAGAATTTATGCAAGTGCCACCTGCATCTTGAACTGTCGTCACATTTTGACAATTGTGATCATTTAAATTGCGGTATTTGTGGACCTGAAAGGGCTTTATGTGGTAGTATTGGTAGTTTTCAAATGGAATCTAGAAAAAGGAAACTTGACCAATCAGTGGTTACTGATGATATGGGCCCCACTGGTACTGGAACTCTTTTAGATGCATTGCGTACGAAGTATCCGAAGTTGGAGAGTTCGTTAGTCGGGGAAGATGCTACCAATAATGACCAGAGAAGTAAAGTCAATGGCTCACATGATCAACAGGAAACGACAGTCGTAAAGCAGAGTGATGGCATTGCGAACAATGAAACGATGAAGCGTCCAAAGTTGGATAGTTCAACAGTTGAGGAAGATGCATGTGATCAGCAGGAAACAACAGTGGTAAATCAGAGTGATAATATCGCAAACGACGAGATTATGAAATATACGAAGTTGGAGAGTTCTACAGTTGGGGAAGATGCTATGGATGATGACCAAAAAGCGGTAGTCGGTGCACATGATCAACATGAATTAACAGTCGTAAATCAGAGTGATGATGTTTCCTCAGTTGGGGAAGATGCTAGGGATGATGAACAGAGAGGAGTGGTCAACGATGCATGTGGTCAACAGGAATTGACGGTGGTAAATCAGAATGACAGTAATGCAAACAATGAGATGATGAAATATCCAACATTGGAGCGTTCAACAGTTGGGGAAGATGCTATGGATAATGACCAGAGAGGGGTAGTCAGCGGTGAACATGATCAACCGGAATCAACAGTGGTAAATCAGAGTGATAATATTTTAAACGCTGAAATGACGAAATCGCCCCAAGTATGTTCTGATAATCTTTCTTCAAAAGAAATGACCACTGATGAAAAAGAGAAATCTGGGCAGGCCATAACAGAAGCAAGTAATGATTTGAGTTCTGGTGCTGATGTGGCGGATTTGCATTCAAATAAATCTATGACACCAAATATGTCGATGGTTGATTGCGATTCAGCCTTAGGACCAGATCATACCGAAATAAAAATCGCATCTTTGACCGATAATGAAATGACGAAACCCCCTCAGTTGTGTTCTGATCATCTTTCTTCAGAAGAAATGAGCGTCGGTGAAAAAGAGAAATCTGGGCAGGCCATAATAGAAGCAAGTAAGGATTTGAGTTCTGGTGCTGATGTGGCGGATTTAAACTCAAATAAATCCATTACACCAAATGTGTCTACGGTTGATTGTGATTCAGTCCTAGAACAAGACAATACAAGCATAAAAATCGCATCTTTGACTGATAATGACTCATCATTGGAGCCAGAGAAGATCAAAATACAAAGTGTATCTTTGGCTGATTTTTTCACTGCAGAGCAAATTAAAGAGCATTTGTTGAGTTTTACATCTCAAAAG GCGTTAACGCAGGTTGTATCAGAAAACAGAGCACCTTCGATCGGATCCAATACATGTCAATTATGTTCAATGGATAAGCTCGTGTGTGCCCCTGCACCAATATATTGCTCATCATGCGACACGCGTATCAAACGAAACGTTGGATATTATCGATCAACCAATGTTGTCGGTACACGTCATTCTTTTTGCATGTCATGTTACAGAGGATCTCACGGGAATAGTATTGTACTGCGTGGGTATGGGCATTCTATGCCCAAATCAACTCTACAAAAGGCAAGGAACGATGAGGAAAAAGAGGACTCC TGGGTTCTTTGTGACAAGTGTCAATGCTGGCAGCATAGAATATGTGGTCTTTACAACGATGAAAAAGATGTTGAAGGGAAAGCTGAATATATTTGCCCTAAATGTTATTTAGAAGAACTAGAAAGTGGGACCCGTGTTCCGTTACCGCAAACCACCGCTTCTGGAGCAAAAGATTTACCAAGAACTAATCTAAGTGATCACATTGAGCAACGCCTGTTTAAACGTCTTGATCAAGAAAGACAAGAAATGGCAAAGGTTTCCGGAATCGAACCAAACGAGGTACCTGGACCTGAAGGTCTTGTTGTGCGAGTAGTTGTATCTGTTGAGAAACAGTTGGAAGTTCGGCAGAAATTTATAAACATACTTCACGGAGAAGATTATCCATCGGGATTTACGTACAGATCAAAG TTAATTTTTTTATTCCAGAAAATAGAAGGGGTAGACGTGTGCCTATTCGGAATGTGTGTTCAGGAGTTTGGATCAGAATGTGGAGGCCCAAATCAACGTTGTGTGTATATCTCGTATCTTGATTCTGTAAAGTACTTTAGACCAGAGAGAAAATGCGTGACGGGTGAATCTCTTCGGACCTTTGTTTATCATGAAATATTG ACTGGATACCTCGAGTACTGCAAGAAACGCGGATTTGCCACCTGTTACATTTGGGCATGTCCGCTTATAAAAGGCGAAGATTACATTTTTTACTGCCATCCGGAGACTCAGAGAACACCGAAGCAGGATAAGCTACGCCAGTG GTATAAATCAATGTTAAAGAAAGCAACAGAAGATAATATTGTTGTTGACCACACTAATTTATACAATCAGTTTTTTGTTCCTAATGGGGAGGGGAATATGAAGATTACTGCAGCCCGTTTGCCCTATTTTGACGGTGATTATTGGTCCGGGGCTGCTGAAAATATAGTTAGGAAACTTGAAGTAGAAGAAAGCACTGGTGGATTGCAGAGCAAGTTACCCAACAAGAGAATCTTGAAAGCCATGGGACAGGACAAAAATGATATTGCCGTGAAGGACGTCTTAGTAATGCAAAAG CTGGGCCAAACCATTCTTCCTGTGAAGGAAAACTTTATGATTGTCCATTTACAATATATTTGCACGCATTGCCGTGAAGTTATCTTATCGGGAAGCCGATGGTTTTGCAGCCATTGCAAAAAGTTTCAACTATGTTCTAG ATGTTTTAATGCCGATAAGAAAATTTCCGAGAGTAAACTGCACGCATGTCATTCTAGTGAAAAAAAACAACTCTCTGAGGTTGTTGTGAATGATGTGACTCTTGATACCAAGGATACAGATGACGTGTTTGTGAACAGTTTCTTCGAGACCCGTGATGCATTTTTAAACAAATGCCAGAAATCTCATTTTCAGTTCGATACACTTTCACGTGCGAAATATTCATCTATGATGATTTTATACCATCTAATCTACAAGCCGGTAATTAAACCGACATGCACTGCTTGCCATTCTGATGTCATGGTTGAGCAATGCTGGCATTGCGACACCTGTACTAAGTATTATATTTGTGAATCATGCTACAAAATGAGACACGGTGCGTATCATCCCCACAGTTTAAATCCACCTTCAATGGATTTCGAATATGCGTCCAAAAGTCAACTTCTTCAGATGCAAAAAGATTGGCCG ATAAGGTGGGTGTTGGATACGTTAATGCATGCCTCTGGATGTGATCGGATACCGTGTGCTTATAAAGAATGTAATACTATGAGAAGACTTTTTTACCATGCTGCTAGATGCAACGTCAAAGTTCGCGGTGGTTGCAAATATTGCCAACGAGTATGGACGATACTAAAGAAGCACTCACAAATATGTACAGATTCTGATTGCAAAATACCTCGCTGCAT gGATATAAAGAAGCATAAGGAGATGCTTGCAGCGCGGTCCGCAGATCAGCAAGTTACAATGAATGATCAGCAGCAGGAAGTGGTTCCTGTTGGATAG
- the LOC110904255 gene encoding histone acetyltransferase HAC1 isoform X2 — protein sequence MVYELGHVSDRFKNNNNNIGVGDPCKEGGFVGNLHTKRRRCGGNNVSEFIGNIAKSYMETTEGENWASNLTSHLNSRFPTSIDTPKVLALGLQNFIQQDVHDANLHQIISAHSSLSDLLVSNSFFPPQNDKNLGYNCYSPASLNIYNPILCGGSAYDEYIQDVSYGGVNLISPLSVKQSDLDIITSPEQVSSITACSYSDMISDTEAFDSITAKSSFQQQPFYNNNSQYRSFAGNNMSAYNMDHSLLSMDDVQSPFPNSCNVQQSFQNLPEASDSLQNKSNNQDSSDAYDLKVLNAYVMYKKMPANLRKEVSFQNYMHVAECKENLCKCHLHLELSSHFDNCDHLNCGICGPERALCGSIGSFQMESRKRKLDQSVVTDDMGPTGTGTLLDALRTKYPKLESSLVGEDATNNDQRSKVNGSHDQQETTVVKQSDGIANNETMKRPKLDSSTVEEDACDQQETTVVNQSDNIANDEIMKYTKLESSTVGEDAMDDDQKAVVGAHDQHELTVVNQSDDVSSVGEDARDDEQRGVVNDACGQQELTVVNQNDSNANNEMMKYPTLERSTVGEDAMDNDQRGVVSGEHDQPESTVVNQSDNILNAEMTKSPQVCSDNLSSKEMTTDEKEKSGQAITEASNDLSSGADVADLHSNKSMTPNMSMVDCDSALGPDHTEIKIASLTDNEMTKPPQLCSDHLSSEEMSVGEKEKSGQAIIEASKDLSSGADVADLNSNKSITPNVSTVDCDSVLEQDNTSIKIASLTDNDSSLEPEKIKIQSVSLADFFTAEQIKEHLLSFTSQKVVSENRAPSIGSNTCQLCSMDKLVCAPAPIYCSSCDTRIKRNVGYYRSTNVVGTRHSFCMSCYRGSHGNSIVLRGYGHSMPKSTLQKARNDEEKEDSWVLCDKCQCWQHRICGLYNDEKDVEGKAEYICPKCYLEELESGTRVPLPQTTASGAKDLPRTNLSDHIEQRLFKRLDQERQEMAKVSGIEPNEVPGPEGLVVRVVVSVEKQLEVRQKFINILHGEDYPSGFTYRSKLIFLFQKIEGVDVCLFGMCVQEFGSECGGPNQRCVYISYLDSVKYFRPERKCVTGESLRTFVYHEILTGYLEYCKKRGFATCYIWACPLIKGEDYIFYCHPETQRTPKQDKLRQWYKSMLKKATEDNIVVDHTNLYNQFFVPNGEGNMKITAARLPYFDGDYWSGAAENIVRKLEVEESTGGLQSKLPNKRILKAMGQDKNDIAVKDVLVMQKLGQTILPVKENFMIVHLQYICTHCREVILSGSRWFCSHCKKFQLCSRCFNADKKISESKLHACHSSEKKQLSEVVVNDVTLDTKDTDDVFVNSFFETRDAFLNKCQKSHFQFDTLSRAKYSSMMILYHLIYKPVIKPTCTACHSDVMVEQCWHCDTCTKYYICESCYKMRHGAYHPHSLNPPSMDFEYASKSQLLQMQKDWPIRWVLDTLMHASGCDRIPCAYKECNTMRRLFYHAARCNVKVRGGCKYCQRVWTILKKHSQICTDSDCKIPRCMDIKKHKEMLAARSADQQVTMNDQQQEVVPVG from the exons ATGGTTTACGAATTAGGTCATGTAAGCGACCGATTCAAGAACAATAATAACAACATTGGTGTCGGTGATCCTTGTAAAGAAGGAGGCTTTGTGGGTAATTTGCACACGAAACGACGACGTTGTGGTGGTAATAATGTTAGTGAGTTTATCGGCAACAT TGCCAAGAGTTATATGGAGACAACTGAGGGTGAGAATTGGGCATCCAACCTTACCAGTCATCTGAATAGCCGTTTTCCGACTTCTATCGATACTCCCAAG GTACTTGCATTGGGATTGCAGAACTTTATTCAGCAAGACGTACATGATGCTAATCTTCATCAGATAATATCCGCACATTCATCTTTGTCAGACTTGTTGGTTTCAAATTCATTTTTCCCGCCTCAAAATGACAAGAATTTGGGATACAATTGTTATAGTCCCGCTTCTTTGAACATCTATAATCCTATTTTGTGTGGAG GATCAGCGTATGACGAGTATATCCAAGATGTTTCTTATGGTGGTGTGAACTTAATTTCTCCGTTGAGCGTAAAACAGAGTGATCTAGACATAATTACTTCACCTGAACAGGTGTCATCCATCACTGCGTGTTCTTACAGTGATATGATATCCGATACTGAAGCTTTTGATAGCATAACAGCAAAAAGTTCCTTCCAACAACAACCTTTTTATAACAATAACA GTCAATACAGAAGCTTTGCTGGGAATAATATGAGTGCATACAACATGGACCATTCGTTATTATCGATGGATGACGTGCAATCTCCATTTCCAAATTCGTGTAATGTCCAACAGAGTTTCCAGAACCTTCCGGAAGCTAGTGATAGTTTACAGAACAAAAGTAACAACCAGGATTCAAGTGATGCATATGATCTTAAAGTTCTTAATGCATATGTTATGTACAAGAAGATGCCAGCAAACTTGAGAAAAGAAGTTTCTTTTCAGAATTATATGCATGTAGCCGAATGCAAGGAGAATTTATGCAAGTGCCACCTGCATCTTGAACTGTCGTCACATTTTGACAATTGTGATCATTTAAATTGCGGTATTTGTGGACCTGAAAGGGCTTTATGTGGTAGTATTGGTAGTTTTCAAATGGAATCTAGAAAAAGGAAACTTGACCAATCAGTGGTTACTGATGATATGGGCCCCACTGGTACTGGAACTCTTTTAGATGCATTGCGTACGAAGTATCCGAAGTTGGAGAGTTCGTTAGTCGGGGAAGATGCTACCAATAATGACCAGAGAAGTAAAGTCAATGGCTCACATGATCAACAGGAAACGACAGTCGTAAAGCAGAGTGATGGCATTGCGAACAATGAAACGATGAAGCGTCCAAAGTTGGATAGTTCAACAGTTGAGGAAGATGCATGTGATCAGCAGGAAACAACAGTGGTAAATCAGAGTGATAATATCGCAAACGACGAGATTATGAAATATACGAAGTTGGAGAGTTCTACAGTTGGGGAAGATGCTATGGATGATGACCAAAAAGCGGTAGTCGGTGCACATGATCAACATGAATTAACAGTCGTAAATCAGAGTGATGATGTTTCCTCAGTTGGGGAAGATGCTAGGGATGATGAACAGAGAGGAGTGGTCAACGATGCATGTGGTCAACAGGAATTGACGGTGGTAAATCAGAATGACAGTAATGCAAACAATGAGATGATGAAATATCCAACATTGGAGCGTTCAACAGTTGGGGAAGATGCTATGGATAATGACCAGAGAGGGGTAGTCAGCGGTGAACATGATCAACCGGAATCAACAGTGGTAAATCAGAGTGATAATATTTTAAACGCTGAAATGACGAAATCGCCCCAAGTATGTTCTGATAATCTTTCTTCAAAAGAAATGACCACTGATGAAAAAGAGAAATCTGGGCAGGCCATAACAGAAGCAAGTAATGATTTGAGTTCTGGTGCTGATGTGGCGGATTTGCATTCAAATAAATCTATGACACCAAATATGTCGATGGTTGATTGCGATTCAGCCTTAGGACCAGATCATACCGAAATAAAAATCGCATCTTTGACCGATAATGAAATGACGAAACCCCCTCAGTTGTGTTCTGATCATCTTTCTTCAGAAGAAATGAGCGTCGGTGAAAAAGAGAAATCTGGGCAGGCCATAATAGAAGCAAGTAAGGATTTGAGTTCTGGTGCTGATGTGGCGGATTTAAACTCAAATAAATCCATTACACCAAATGTGTCTACGGTTGATTGTGATTCAGTCCTAGAACAAGACAATACAAGCATAAAAATCGCATCTTTGACTGATAATGACTCATCATTGGAGCCAGAGAAGATCAAAATACAAAGTGTATCTTTGGCTGATTTTTTCACTGCAGAGCAAATTAAAGAGCATTTGTTGAGTTTTACATCTCAAAAG GTTGTATCAGAAAACAGAGCACCTTCGATCGGATCCAATACATGTCAATTATGTTCAATGGATAAGCTCGTGTGTGCCCCTGCACCAATATATTGCTCATCATGCGACACGCGTATCAAACGAAACGTTGGATATTATCGATCAACCAATGTTGTCGGTACACGTCATTCTTTTTGCATGTCATGTTACAGAGGATCTCACGGGAATAGTATTGTACTGCGTGGGTATGGGCATTCTATGCCCAAATCAACTCTACAAAAGGCAAGGAACGATGAGGAAAAAGAGGACTCC TGGGTTCTTTGTGACAAGTGTCAATGCTGGCAGCATAGAATATGTGGTCTTTACAACGATGAAAAAGATGTTGAAGGGAAAGCTGAATATATTTGCCCTAAATGTTATTTAGAAGAACTAGAAAGTGGGACCCGTGTTCCGTTACCGCAAACCACCGCTTCTGGAGCAAAAGATTTACCAAGAACTAATCTAAGTGATCACATTGAGCAACGCCTGTTTAAACGTCTTGATCAAGAAAGACAAGAAATGGCAAAGGTTTCCGGAATCGAACCAAACGAGGTACCTGGACCTGAAGGTCTTGTTGTGCGAGTAGTTGTATCTGTTGAGAAACAGTTGGAAGTTCGGCAGAAATTTATAAACATACTTCACGGAGAAGATTATCCATCGGGATTTACGTACAGATCAAAG TTAATTTTTTTATTCCAGAAAATAGAAGGGGTAGACGTGTGCCTATTCGGAATGTGTGTTCAGGAGTTTGGATCAGAATGTGGAGGCCCAAATCAACGTTGTGTGTATATCTCGTATCTTGATTCTGTAAAGTACTTTAGACCAGAGAGAAAATGCGTGACGGGTGAATCTCTTCGGACCTTTGTTTATCATGAAATATTG ACTGGATACCTCGAGTACTGCAAGAAACGCGGATTTGCCACCTGTTACATTTGGGCATGTCCGCTTATAAAAGGCGAAGATTACATTTTTTACTGCCATCCGGAGACTCAGAGAACACCGAAGCAGGATAAGCTACGCCAGTG GTATAAATCAATGTTAAAGAAAGCAACAGAAGATAATATTGTTGTTGACCACACTAATTTATACAATCAGTTTTTTGTTCCTAATGGGGAGGGGAATATGAAGATTACTGCAGCCCGTTTGCCCTATTTTGACGGTGATTATTGGTCCGGGGCTGCTGAAAATATAGTTAGGAAACTTGAAGTAGAAGAAAGCACTGGTGGATTGCAGAGCAAGTTACCCAACAAGAGAATCTTGAAAGCCATGGGACAGGACAAAAATGATATTGCCGTGAAGGACGTCTTAGTAATGCAAAAG CTGGGCCAAACCATTCTTCCTGTGAAGGAAAACTTTATGATTGTCCATTTACAATATATTTGCACGCATTGCCGTGAAGTTATCTTATCGGGAAGCCGATGGTTTTGCAGCCATTGCAAAAAGTTTCAACTATGTTCTAG ATGTTTTAATGCCGATAAGAAAATTTCCGAGAGTAAACTGCACGCATGTCATTCTAGTGAAAAAAAACAACTCTCTGAGGTTGTTGTGAATGATGTGACTCTTGATACCAAGGATACAGATGACGTGTTTGTGAACAGTTTCTTCGAGACCCGTGATGCATTTTTAAACAAATGCCAGAAATCTCATTTTCAGTTCGATACACTTTCACGTGCGAAATATTCATCTATGATGATTTTATACCATCTAATCTACAAGCCGGTAATTAAACCGACATGCACTGCTTGCCATTCTGATGTCATGGTTGAGCAATGCTGGCATTGCGACACCTGTACTAAGTATTATATTTGTGAATCATGCTACAAAATGAGACACGGTGCGTATCATCCCCACAGTTTAAATCCACCTTCAATGGATTTCGAATATGCGTCCAAAAGTCAACTTCTTCAGATGCAAAAAGATTGGCCG ATAAGGTGGGTGTTGGATACGTTAATGCATGCCTCTGGATGTGATCGGATACCGTGTGCTTATAAAGAATGTAATACTATGAGAAGACTTTTTTACCATGCTGCTAGATGCAACGTCAAAGTTCGCGGTGGTTGCAAATATTGCCAACGAGTATGGACGATACTAAAGAAGCACTCACAAATATGTACAGATTCTGATTGCAAAATACCTCGCTGCAT gGATATAAAGAAGCATAAGGAGATGCTTGCAGCGCGGTCCGCAGATCAGCAAGTTACAATGAATGATCAGCAGCAGGAAGTGGTTCCTGTTGGATAG